In Coriobacteriia bacterium, the genomic stretch TTGGAGAAATCGTCGCGCTCGAGGATGCGGGCGACCGTGAACTGGCTCGTCAGGCGCAGCAAGTCGGCGAAACCGAGAGGTGCCAGCCACTCCGAGTTGCGTCGCAACTCCGTCTTGTCGGGATCGAGGATCTTGAACGCCTGCGTCACGTAGGTCTGGGCGTTGTTGTCGATCTGTTCCATCGTCAGCGGAGGTCGGGTGGAGTTGCGCCCCGACGGATCGCCGATCAGCGCGGTGAAGTCGCCGATGATGAGCACGACGACATGGCCGAGGTCTTGGAACTGCCGCAGCTTGCGAAGCGGCACCGCGTGACCTAGATGAAGGTCGGGCGCAGTCGGGTCGACGCCGAGTTTGATACGAAGCGGCGTGCCCTTGGCCAGCTTGCGCTTCATGTCGGCGACGGGAACGAGGTCGGCGATACCACTCTCGATTACGCGCAGCTGCTCATCAGCGGAAAGCACTGAGGGGGTCCTCCTCGGCGACTAGCACGGCTGCCGAAACGCCCGAAACCTTGGGGTCGCTTGGCGCCGCATCTGCGGGCTCGTGACTCGCGTGCCAGTCTATCAGAGGTTTCTCGCTCGCTACGCGCCTACAGAATGCCTCGGAAGTAGTGGCCGGATGTGGTCGCGGCGCTCTTGTCACGTGCCGGCGTCTCGATGCCGGCCGAGAGCCGCTCAAGCGCCTCTCGGAAACGACGGGTGGCATCAGCGGCCGACTCCACAGTCTCGAGCTCGAGGTCCAGCCGCACTGCCGAGACGCCCGCCGCCACGATCTCGGCGAGTTCGGAGGCCAGATCCAGAGGGACGGAGTTGTAGAGGTGCGAGCGCCCCGTGACGTCGGTTACGATCGGAAACTCGTAGCCCTTGCGGTCGCGCAACACACGCCGAGATGCTCTGCGCTCGCAGGTCCCGCAGCGACGGTCGCACTCCCCCTCGGACATCAAGATGCAGTGCTCGGTCACCATCAACTCTTGGCGGCCGTACACGGTGATTCCGGTGGGGAGCATGGAAGCGGCGGCGACGTCTGCAACCTGCCGGCCGGACAGTTCAGGGGAGAGCCAGACCCGCTGTGCGCCGAGCTCGGCGAGCTGAGCGATCGAGAGCGGATTGACGGCGTTCAGCGACCAGTCGGACTCGACAGCCGCGCCCTGAGCTGCAGCTTTGGCCAGGACGCCCAAGTTACCTGCGACGACGCGCCTGCCTGTGGTCGCCCAAGCGAGTGCAGAACCGACCTCTCGGTCGTGGGCGATGCGCGGAAGCACCGGGATCACATCTGCGGTCAGGTCGTGTGGCGCCCCTAGCGCCGTCGTCGGCACGAGAGCCCGATCGGCACCGACGGCAAGACAAGCAATGGCAGCAGCTTCATCGGTGACCGACACGGCCAGCAGCGTCTGCGTGCGCTTGCCTCTTGACGCCCCGACGACGGGCGGCACACGCGGATGGGTTGCTCGGCGGGTGGCCCACGGCGCAAGGAGTTGCGCCTCGTAGGCAGCGAGTGCATCTCGGCGAACGCGGTGCAGCGCCGAGAACCCGACCCCAACGTTGGGCGAGAGCTCGAGGTCCCAGCTCACGGCCCGATAGGGAGTCCCTCCGAGACGACCGACATGCTCGGTGACCTCCTCGGCGGTGACGGCTTTGGTGCGGGCAAGCTCAACTGCAGGACCATCGGCTGAGCCCCTGCGTCCGGCGGCGTCGACGACGCTGACCGAGAGAGGTTGTCCGACCACGACGCGGACGCGAAACGTCAGCTCGATAGGCGCGATGGAGTCGGCATCGTCGAACGTGCGCGCGGCAGCGGCGGAAAGCGCGGCGTTTCGCACGCGGAACACTCGGTCGCCTGCGCCCACTGGTTGTTCGACATGCAACTGTGCCTTGGCGCCCGCGGGCGCGACGTCGTGGCCGGCTCCCTCGAAGGTCATGTGCCCCGCATGCTGGGCAAAGCGCCCAGCCGACGTCCAGAACTCGACGGTGTCGCCCGCTTCCAGCGAGGTGTCCAAGGCGACAGTCGCGGTGCCGAGCGAAGTGGAAGCCACGCGCCCAACGAGCACGCCTCGGTTGTTGGGCCGCTGATAGCTCATCATCTCGTTGCCGCGCTCGTCAAGCAGATACGCCTCGCTAAACCCGCGCGAGAACGACTCGCCCAGAACCGCCTGTTCGCCGTCTCGAACGACGTAGCTACCGGGATCGGCGATGGCACGGTCGAGAGCGGCTCGGTACACGCCAGTGACGAGCGCTACGTACTCGGCGCTCTTCATGCGCCCCTCGATCTTGAGCGCCGAGACTCCCGAGGCCACCAGCTGCGGAAGAATCGCGATTCCCGCGAGGTCCTTGGGTGAAAGCAGATGCGCGCCAGGCGTCGCCAGAATCGTCCCGGAGGCGTCGACCAACTCGTAAGGTAGCCGGCACGGCTGCGCGCACAGGCCGCGATTGGCGCTTCGACGCCCGATCAGCGAGGAGATGAGGCACTGTCCCGAGTAGCACATGCACAGCGCACCATGCACGAACGACTCGACCTCGACGTCGACC encodes the following:
- a CDS encoding U32 family peptidase, whose product is MQRSNPSVPELLAPAGGPAALRAAIANGADAVYLGVELLNARRGAENFSLDNLAETCRFAHIRGVRVYLTANVVVLQGEMATALDLLDRAWEAGVDAVIVQDLGLLWAVRKTLPHVRVHSSTQMNAHNTATLETLAALGVKRVTLAREVSVREIAGFVSAVDVEVESFVHGALCMCYSGQCLISSLIGRRSANRGLCAQPCRLPYELVDASGTILATPGAHLLSPKDLAGIAILPQLVASGVSALKIEGRMKSAEYVALVTGVYRAALDRAIADPGSYVVRDGEQAVLGESFSRGFSEAYLLDERGNEMMSYQRPNNRGVLVGRVASTSLGTATVALDTSLEAGDTVEFWTSAGRFAQHAGHMTFEGAGHDVAPAGAKAQLHVEQPVGAGDRVFRVRNAALSAAAARTFDDADSIAPIELTFRVRVVVGQPLSVSVVDAAGRRGSADGPAVELARTKAVTAEEVTEHVGRLGGTPYRAVSWDLELSPNVGVGFSALHRVRRDALAAYEAQLLAPWATRRATHPRVPPVVGASRGKRTQTLLAVSVTDEAAAIACLAVGADRALVPTTALGAPHDLTADVIPVLPRIAHDREVGSALAWATTGRRVVAGNLGVLAKAAAQGAAVESDWSLNAVNPLSIAQLAELGAQRVWLSPELSGRQVADVAAASMLPTGITVYGRQELMVTEHCILMSEGECDRRCGTCERRASRRVLRDRKGYEFPIVTDVTGRSHLYNSVPLDLASELAEIVAAGVSAVRLDLELETVESAADATRRFREALERLSAGIETPARDKSAATTSGHYFRGIL